One Pelodiscus sinensis isolate JC-2024 chromosome 9, ASM4963464v1, whole genome shotgun sequence genomic window, ggttaattgaatagtcgagtaacctcatgaattcttagcggttagTCGACTAACCGCCCAATTccgaatacactttaaatgcagagccacggtgggggtaggtcccacacccagcgtgagccagaactgagccgggctcctgaccagcctgctaaaaaatgtactggttgggggtggggagggaaatgcgtgtcgtctgtagcattaacctacaagcttttgcttatcggttaatcaactacactattacatccctagtccatgtTTCCTGTGAGTATGGGGAATGGTGATGTGGTTAGGAGCCcggggagtggagcaggctggagctgggtcaTTCCCGTTTCTGCTGCCAGCACATCTAGGGGCAGGCCCAACCTCTACTACAGAcaactgcccccccctccagtccTCCTTTGCCCACAGTGTcaccccaaagcacagggcctggggcgaTTACCTCAGACTGTCGCAATGGCTTGGGGTACTAAGTGACTCCCACACATGTTAACCCTGCCTGGAGGAGGAGTCAGGGAGCAGGGATTAATGGGAAGCAGCTCAGGTGGATGAGGCCTGTGTTAAGCCCAAGATCAGAGAGCAGCAAGGGGAAGTCGTCAGCAGTCACTGCCTGGGAGAAGGGAAGCGTGTTTGGGACAAAGAGATAGGGAGCCTGTAGTCACTGCCTGGGAGGAGAGAAGGTTTGGGCTGGTAAACCCAAAGAAGGGGGAGAGCCAGAGAACTGGAGGGTGGGTGCGGGGAAAGAAAGCAACAAAGAACGGGATAGGGCAGACCTTGGCTACTGAAGAAATGGCCCTGGAGCTGGATGCTGGAGCACAGGGCAGGCCAAGGTTCCCCTCTCAGATTCAGACTCTAACTACCTGTTTTTCCCCCTCTAAGcactcccttcaagaagttgccTGATGATCTCCAAGAGTCCTCGTAAGCACAGAGCTTAGTATCCCAATAAATTACCTCTCAGTGCTTTTCCACATCGTATACGAGAATACTGTAAAGTGTTTGTTGGGGAAGGAAGGTATTTCTGCCTGGAGATTTAAGACACACTGATGCTCCAGCCAAGCACCACAGGAGCGAAACACAATGTAACAGGACGGTATACCTTTCAATTATGTCCAAGCGCAGTTGGTGTCCATAGGGCAATGTAATGAATTCCAGACCTGAGCTCACTCCCATGCTCCGCCTCAGCTCTTCAGAGACCTCCAGTATCCTAGCAACCTGTCAAGTCCAAAGGTTCACACACACTGATCCAGGAAGTTGACTTTTTAAGGAAGGAGGAGTTTGAGTCCTTCCTTGTGTTACTCTAATTCACTCTACAGCTAGAACACTAATATAAAGCTATTTGAAAATATCCCCATTAAACAGAAGCATGCAGAATACATCGCACACAAGGAGGTTTTTTTGCAGAACCTAGAAATTCTTTGCTTTAATGAGTCAAGTGTATGAAAACAAATAATTATGACCAAAACCAAGGACTAATTCTTTGATCTAGTTTTAAAAAGACAATGCCAGAAAACAAGCAGCATCAGAAGGAGATTTTCGTTTCAGCCAAGAGCACTGTAGGGCTATCAAACACACAACAGATCTGATCAAGCACTCTACTAAAAGCAGATCCCCATACACCCACGCACCCACTGAAGCATGGAGTGGTCTCATAGTTTGATCTTTGCTCTGACCCTAATGCATGATGCCCAAGATACTTAACCCCTTTGTCTCACTTTCctcgtctgtaaaatggggctaataatgTAAAAATGCTGCTTCTCCGCTCCCCAGGGCTGTTGTGAGGATACAGTCATGTACAAAAAGCGGGGAAAGGACAGTGTGAGTGCTCAGTGACCGACAGTAATTCATACAAAACCCCCTCTACTTTCCTTCCTTACTTCATTAGCCCTTGTTATTAAACACATGAAGATTATTTGCAATTTGTTTCATCTATACGAACTATTCATCTGTATTAATCTTAATAATGCTTcagatagtctttaaagtgctaccagactaacaaaacatgtagatgttatcatgagctttcctggttacaacccacttcttcagatgtccagtcatctgaagaagtgggctgtgcccacgaaagctcatgataccacctacatgttttattagtctataacgtgaccatttgttgttttttaagtttaatcttAATAATGTTCATATTAGCTAATCAAATACTTATGGGTATGTCTTTAATGTTCATAGGCTGACAAATTTCTAATCTAATCTGCCTTCTTATCATCATAGCATCTAAATGCCAACCCCTGTATGCAGTCGGATTAAGGCAACATGGGGCCCGGCATACACAATGACACTAGTAACCCAGTGGCTTTGACCCCCTGGaatctccccatcccctcccagagAGGCAGTAGTAGTGTTAATCAGCTTGAGTGAATGGATCAGGCCTACTGCTCATCTCCTTATGCCATACACAGTCCCCTAGTGGACTGGAGTTAGTGGGTGCTTCCAGAATCGGTATGACTGAGGCAGTTTCTCCTCTCACAGCTATTGTGTCACACTATCTACAGAGAGGCAGATGTCACTCCCTCAGTTACATTAGCGTGTTAGAGTGGTCCTTCACAATTCTGAGGGCTACAGACTTCATTTTTTgcatgaaagctgagattctggtGTAATCAGACTTCAGAAGCTGAGGTCTTATACACAGATCTACAGTGTGCAGGCTTTAATCTGGCCCTGTTAGTATGCAAATCTGGTGTAATACTTCAGAATTCTGTGATACCGATTGTAGACAGCCAATTCCAAATGGCTGGCCATCATTCAGCCCCAGCACACAGGCAACAAACAGATTGTCACTGCAAGtgcatcaaaattagtccaatgGTCACAGTAAttgggagaaaagcaggacagaaagAGAATCATAGGCACTCAAAAGGGCCACACTGAGTGAAGCACAATACAGCCATCAGAAAGAAGTGTCTCCAGCCACCTTTGTTAGAAGTCTTAATTTTCTATCATGGAAGCAGACTTCTTAATTAAGTTTGCTAGTTTAATTACATCAGCTATGATTTCTGACTAAATTAGAGTATATCTAAGGGAATTACTTCAATCCAGACACACTTTAGCAATTAGATTGAAAGCCATTCTTCTTGGCATGATGGTTttaagattccattttttaaattctaatcTGCAGTAGAAGGAGAAAAAGTACCCGATTGGATTGCACAGCGCTTTGcaaaaatgaagaagaaaaaaaaaacgtttgaaaagtgtttttattagCACTATTGATTTGTCAAAGAggcttagaaaacatgaccaacaAGGAAAGGTTGAAAAATTGAAGGAGACCTGGAAAGTCTTCAAATATGATAAGGGCTGTTAGAAAGAAGACTATGAACAAATGTTCTCCATGTCCTCTGATTGTAGGACAAGAATtaatgggcttaaatggcagtAACTGAGAttcaggttagatattaggagaCCCTTTCTAAATATAAGGatagttaaactctggaatagatttccaaaggaggttgtagaatctatcactggagatttttaagaacaaattGGACTAGCACTGTCAGACACGGTTGTTTAGTTCGTCCTGCCCGATGACTTCTCGAAAACCCTTCTTATCATATACTTCTATGACAGTAAGGTAGCCAAATTCTGGCATTTCTTCTGGAAGGGTGGTGCAGAGGTGGAGTTGTTGTGTGGAGGTTCCCTGAGTCCCTGTGTATGAGGGACAGATGGGGGTCAGAACGGCCCAGGAAAGGCTAGGGAGCACATTCAGAAGCAGCTACTGCCACAGTAAGAAGCAGTATATGCTACTTCAGCATCTACTGTGCATGCCAGTAAGTGGGTAGAGTGGGTGCACTCACCACTCTCCTCCACACCTGGCTACTCATACTCCCTTGGAGTTTTGGAGTGACTAATTAGCATGCTAGCATTGAGGGAGTACTACCATAGCATTTTGTTGTGGAAACTGACACAACCGGATTCTTTCTACCTTGCAGTGTAAAATCCATGTCAGGGAGGCTCACTTGTCATTACTCACTACACCTGCTGCACCATTTCTTCATTTTTATGGCCGACAGTAGTAATAAGTCCTATTCGCCAACCTGACTCCTAAACGAAACTTGGAGAAACTGGGCGCTTCTCTGTGTAAATTATTAGAAACCACTGAGGAGTCGGGGGAAGCCCCTGCTAGATCACTGAGTAGgggacttgccaggcccctggacgggggaggggcggctccacactcctggaagggatgAAGTCTCAAGCAAAAGGAGTGGAGCTGAAGGCAGCCATCCATGCCCCTATGCCCCATAACCTTTCcctggcagccctcagagccgcctgGAGTGCTCTGTATGGAGCACCAGTGGCAATTTTAAGGGCCagtggctcccagctgctgctactgctactgCCTAGAGCCCATAGTCCTTTTGAATAACCGGGCCCCAGAGCAATTGTCCCTTTTGCCTCCTCTTCCCTGTCAGTAGCCTCCTGAGCACCcaaattttttttataaactgcCTCTCTTCTAAGCCTCATGCTCAAGGAGTAGCAGAGGAGACAAATGCTGTATCCTTATGAGGCAAGTTTTATATTAAACAGTGGAGAGAGGAGTTTGAGTTATAGCAACACAATGATATTCACGGCATTATCCATATTTGCTTCAGATGGAGCCATTACCCCTCTCTGGATACTGGGCAGGTAACATAAGTTTTTTTAATGCAATTGGAAACGATCACTTTTCACTAATATAGTTCCCAACCAACTGGTGCACTGATTTCACCTCACGTGTGTGCGCAAATAAGCCATTGGGAAATCACTACAATACACCACCCCTTTGGCCTCTAGCACCTTTTAAAACAAGCCTTGATTATGTTTTACAGGGAAGCCTGCCTAACAAGAGGCAGAAGGGCTGAAAAGGTCTTTCCATTGTTTCTGCATGGAGCTGGCTGGTGCTACCACTATTtagaatcaatcaatcaatcaacaGCCATTCAATTCCAATGACTATAGAACAGATTGTCTAGAGTGTTTAATGGAGTGGAATGGAGCTGGTGGTCATAAAAAGGAAATGCTATTTGAAACTTTGTGTAGATCTTGTATTTTGAAGCATACGCATCACAATTATGACATCCCCCAACTTCCGTGGATTTCATTAGACACAGtgctactgatttcaatggaaactGGGTGCCTAAATTTTTGAGGATCTGGAACCAGATTCACACAGGAGTGACAGACATGCCATGCTTTCTCCAGATGCTGTGTCTGAAAAGAATACAGCAATCACAACCATCCGCTTCAAATGACTTAAAATTCAAATGGGTTTCACCTTCCCTTTCAGTACAATTGTTACCTTCTAAAAAGGGCTGTTTGTACTTGAATCAGCAACAtggaaaacagaaaagagaaattCATCACATGAACAAAACCTGCCTCCTTGTAAAATATCTGTGCACTGCTGAGGCTTGCTAAGTATACAACTAGAGGGTACAAATGGCATGTGAGGGCAAAACTGCAGCCACCTTCTACTACCTCTCATCCCGTCAATGCCCAAAGATCCACACAAGAGTTACAAGAGCAGTATTCAGACAGGACGCTAACACAGATTGTATTCTATTCAGGTCCTTATCTCATGCCCCTCATTTTGGTATTTGCATGCCTTCCGGTAACATGAGCAGTATGCAGCgtactctctctctccctttctctctctgatATGGAATTCATTCCCTCAGAATAAATATAATTTTCCCTAATTTCAATTTCATGATTCAGCATTTCTGCAATAAATAAATGTACAACAAACACAGAGGACATCAAATTTGTGTGTTAAAAACATTAGGGACAACTCAGAGGGATTTCTGATCCAGAGACAAAATTGTAACTTTTTTCCAATCCTACCCCTTCATAAGGCCTCGCAAATCTCCTaagtaaatatatttatatatattaatatatattgtCTCAATTCTCTCATTTAATTCTTTCaaatcccttttttaaaaaatcttcatcTGGCAGGGTATCCAGTGACATgcagaaaaattatttccctttcCAATTATTAAAaaccaaataataataaaaaaaattaccttgCAGTCCATTCTAAGCATatgctgggcaataatttttggattACTGTTGGTGAATAGCTCCTTAACTTTTTTTAACATAGGTGTTTCCAGTGGCTTGTTTTCAGGAGGAAGAAGTTTGGATTCAAAATCATTTGGTTTAAAACTAGATTCTGTCTCAAGAACAGGTGCCACAAACACGCAGGCCTCTTCAGCCATTTCAGTCCGGAGTGCTAATGGATCCATTGAGCTCAATAAGGCATCATCCTCATGGATCAGATAACTTTCTTCAGAGTTCCTGAATGATAGCAATCCATTCTCTTTAGCTATCAGATGTTCCACATAACTGCTCTTCTGAGACAGAGGTTGCTGTGTTGCTCCACAGTCTATGGAAGTGGCAGGGTTTAATTCACAGTAGTGCGCCTCTGAACTGTGCCAAGCTAAAGGAGACTGAGGTTGCCTCAGAAAGGGCACTTTGTTGGGTTTAGGTGGAGGCTTGGGACAGAGCTGACTGTCTGATCCTCTAAGAGCTTCTCCTACTGGCAACTCAGAGGCAACCCTCTGACCTACAGTGGGGCTTAGAGTGGGTTCACTGCCTGTTCTAAACGTGGGGGAATTTGAACGTGGATTTGTATCTACTTCAGGTAACTGAAATGGATGCCTCAAACCTGTAAGTGaaaacagaataatttttttatgatgTAACAATGGCATCTAAGGCAAAACTACATATAATCCTGAGCTATACTCTACAGTTCTTTTTTGTTGCTGTTATTTACTGTGGTGAGAAGGGTGTTTCAGATCATGTAACTTCTTCATTTTGTCAAACACTGTTTAAAACGTAAAAAGATGAGCTTTCCACCTATTTGcatcttctcccccccacccaaaaaaaagcCCAAAGAGCCCTGCGCTAACTCGCACAATAACCCACAATACACAGAGGCTGGACAGTCAGAGCTGGAAAGTCTTGGGTTGGAACAGGAGTGAGTTTGTAACTTGATCTTCTAGATAAAAATGGAATCTTATAGCTGTACCACACAACAGCTATGAGTCATTTTTAAGAATGAcaagttttgaaataaaagaaaaacttcTTTAAAGTAGAGTCTAGGCTTGTAGTGAAGTATGAGAGGAATGAACAGCAGGGTTTCTAATCCTATATctcttttaaaaaaccaaaccaaaacagtTAACTCAAATCTAAGGGAACATGTGTGCACTGTAATATTTACACAGAAAGGCCCCATCCTGCAGTTATCACACAGCCAAACATCCCAGTGGGTTGGCTGCAGGATTCTTCCTTGTTTGACTGATAGGGGGAACCCTTACAATTTTCCCCTCGGGGCTCCGTTATGGACTACTGAACAGTCATCAGATGCTAACTGTATGTCATACTCTAAAACCCGAGACGCTGAATTTCACATGAGCTCCAATCTCTGAAAATCTCTACCATGTTACAACGTAACCTGAAGTCAGGAGAGCAGGTTGACTGCTTGCTAGCATGCATCTTGTAAGGAGTTTTTAGAAATCTGTCTACTGacatacctgctggcaggtagcTTTCTGACTGATGAGTCTTTAGATGGAATCTTTTCTCCTGGACATGATCCAAACTAGCTGGCTGGCTAccacttttttctttatttctgagagGGGGAAAAGCCAATACAACAATGTATTATTAAAGTGCAGTAGGACTCTTGTATAGGGCCAGTCTTTAGTTGTGCCAGAACTCAGGGGAGTTCTAAGCTTCTCACTTACAGTGGTTCAAAGGGGCCAGTGTGGGCAAAGATCTGGCTCTCCACATTCAGTGCTGAGTTATTGCTTTGTGCAACAAGGCAATAGATCTATAATCATACAATAAAATTAATGCTATTATAGGTTTGCAGACTTTTGCATGCTGGGCCCCCCTACAGGACTCCTCTCACTCCCAGTCCTGTTGAAGCAGAGGTCAGTTTTGGGAATTCTTTTCCCTCCTAGCTATCAAGAAAAGGAGCGAGATTGTGTCCACTGGTTAGGTGTGTGTCACAACCCTCAGGTTAAGAACCCATTCTCTAGTGATACCGAGACCacagtggttcaggagccaaacCATCAAAtcaacattacccaaaagagccacagtagtgtgacttcattgtttcatttactagaCTACCAACTATTCAGATTTAAATAGTATGGTGAGGGAAATATTTAGTTTATTCTCACACACTACTAAATCACACACTATTTTAATATTACGTGCTGCAAACAGCtgcaggagacacattaaagagtCTCTTGACAGTGGTGATTTTCATTCCAAGTATCACTGTGCTAACAGAAAACAAAGCTGCCCTTCTATTTCTGCCCTGATTCACTCACAGGAGAGTAAATAAGGACACGCTTTGGTTTATGCTCCCAGGAAAATCAGATACCGGATAGTTATTTACAGGCTTTGGATGAATGACTTGCTCAGCCAACATACATTTTTCATGAAAGGCATTAACAGTGTCTACCAACTACATTTCTAAGTACAAGAACAGATCTCGTTAGCAGCCCAGACCTGACTGATGCACAGACACATCTCTGCATCCACTAACTTCACTATGACTCTTCATGGGCTCTCCTCCCCAAGTCCCATTCAAGTCATGTTGGCTTCCTACAGCCATACTGGTCCAGCTGTACAGATCCGATTTTAGGATCCAGGCCAGAATCTCAGACAACGATTTGGAATTTTTGTAGTCAGAAGGCACTTTGATGTCCTTTTTTGTTGGAATGCTAAGACTTTTTTCAATCTAACAACTGTACTGGGCATTAATGAAGAACTATAATCCACTGACTGTCTCCTTCCAGTCCACTGGCTTTATTAGCACATTGTATTTTAATCCAATCAcgttctctttttttaaactaccTTAATCCGTTTGTGGCATTTCCCTCACAGCAACAGAAGATAAAGGGCTCACCTTGAGAGTAACAAACCTTTTATTTACTTATCCTTCAATTTATATttagtatttttattattttttaagctACTGCACCAGCTGCACAATTACTGTACTTGCCCAACCTGTGTCTGATCTCACTCTGCTgtgacaccactgacttcagtggagatgcTCCTGATTCACATCAGCGTGAGTGAAGGGAGAACCAGCACTGCTCAGCCCAAACGCCATCTCACTGAGGAAATGGATTTCACAGCAAAAACCCTACATCGTGTTTTTTCCAAAGATATTTTAGAGTTGATTATTTTCAGAATCCAATTACAAAATCCAAATACATCTAGTTTGTTAGAATATCTGTACATTATGAGCTTGATGCCATTTCAAATGGCATCAGTAATGTCTGTGGTTTACATTAATATAAATGACAGAGTGACTGTAAAGGTCCTCACTACAGCTGTTCGTCCTCTCAGGCCTGAGCCAAAGTTCATGTGGGAATCTTTTCACTGAGCTTTGGAACAGGTCCTTAAAATGAGTTACTAGATGAGACTGTGAGGCCTGATCCTTTCCCCATGAAAATAAAGGGCAAAACTGCCACTAACTTCAAAGAGAACAGGATTGGATCCTTTAAGGATGATGGTGGAACATGAGAAAAATACCTTAAAAGATTTCCTCTGGTTAAGCTGTGCTCCTGGGGCTGCACGCTGCATATACTGAGGCTCAGTCTTCTTGCAATCTCTGTTTTGCCTTCAGTGATATTGCATTCTCTTTGTTGAACGGGAGACACACCGTACTTTTCCTCTAGACACCTCAGTGGCACAGTCCTGTTGATAGGCTGAAAAATAATGGCTCCACTCTGCTTTGATACTGGCCTGCGGTTCCCCACGTAACATCTCACGAGTCCAGGGATGCTGTCGAAACTTTCAAGTTCAAACTGATACTGAACACGGCAATAGGCTTCATTGAGTCTGAGGATTGTTCGGTTGATTTTGAAATGTTGAGAGATGTTTTTCCATTGACAGGTAAGAACAAAGTTTCCAGGACTGGAGAGAGAGTCCCTAATCAGGAAATCTCCATCTCTCTGAACTAGGCTTTCTGCCACCTTAGAGAGAAAATATACAaatcaacaaaaacaaaacaaaaatccacaaTCAGAATCAGAAGGTGAATACTCAGTCCTAGCCAATATCTCATCAGCAGAGTCCTGGAATTTCATCGTAAATGGAGCGCCCAATTCAGGCTGCTCTGCGAGTACAGGTTTAAAACCAGAAAATCCAGGATGGAGGAAAAGCATGAGGCAGAATGTTGCTCTCTCATGCTGGATCCTTCTAAAATCCAGAACCAATCCTCAGACTTCCTACAATAGGAATTGGGGAGGATCCTCTAGGACAGGGCTAGAGAGTGGGGTCTACATATTCATATGCATGCATCCCcaatttgttaaaataaattaatcagGGAAAGGAAATGAACTGGGACAACTGGTGTCTTCAGGAGGAAGGAATGCAAGGGGATACGTGGGGACACCCTATTTAGCAATTAAAAATTTTGGGAGGAGCATAGGAGGCAGCACACCTACCAAGTACTACCACTAGTCACCTATGGAAATGAAGTTACTCAGAAAACTAGGGCACATAACACAACTTTGTTAATGTATGTCCACCATTTTAAAGACCATTACTGTAGGCAACCAGACTTTGCCTTTGAGTTATCACATCCAGTTACTTTAAGCGAGACAAAGAGCTATTTTTAAAATGGGTTTCATGCACACATTCCTCTTTGTTTTGCAGTATGGACATCAAAGTGGAAAAACTCTGTTTCTTTCTGAACCAAGCTGGCCCTTTTCATTTGACAAACATTAATTCATTCTTTTTCAAACCACAAAGCTGCCTTCTTTTGGCTACTCTGCCTGATTTCAGCATCTGCTGATGGCagcaggaaagcacttaagtgcAAGTACAGTGTTTGCCAGATGCATATTGATAACGACCCAGAAGGGGGAGCTCACGACGTTTATGGTGCAGAAGACCAAAATAAAGAGAGCGCCACATCAAATAGCatttattattactactactagTAATAATATTTGAATGCTGTTGTATAATTTCAAAAATAGGAAACGTAGAAGACAggaacattttttaattttgaatAATCATACTGATCTAAAATTAAGCCAGCAGGTAAACATCAGGGGACAGAGTGCAGCTCTTCACTGGATAATTTTCTTGTGTGCTAAAGTGTAAGAAACATTGGATTTCTTACCTATTTCTTCCCTCGGTCTCATCTCTCACTAAGGATTATTAAGTAACCAATATCAGAGCCAGCTTTGCTCTCCTGGGAAGGCAGTCAGGTTCTATTGACTGGTGAGCTCATGCAGAATGGGTACGTAACACTGACGTGTGGACCTGTATCTGTACATGGAAACCCACAGCTTTGCCTATGAAGGGAAGACCCAGGTGAGACATACCTGCCGAGGAATGCGGCCATGGTACCAAGCATGGCTACGTAAGTCTTCACTACTTAACTGTAGCTCTTCCTCTAACTCCTTCTTCAGTTTTTCCGGGGTGCTGTCCATAACCTGCCTCTCTTTAGAAAACTGCAATAAAGATTAaaaggtttgattgtgccaggttTAGTGATTAACATTTTATATGACACAAAACTTTCACCCTATGCGTCACACACTCTGCAATAGCTTCTGGAAGACGGGTGCTATATTTAAAAAGCTGACCTGCCTTTGATCTCGCTAACCTGTATTTGCAAAAACTAGTGTCAGGTGAGAAGGTGCGTGATGACGACACTCTGTACTCAGTGCATAAAAAATGTCACATCTGTGCATCAAGAGATAACATGCACCTGCTCAGCCACTTCAGCAGTTGCATCTTCCTGGTAAGAATTACATGTTCAATAAGCAGCAGAGATGGACAACCCCTCTCCAACTTTGCAGTTTAATTCAGATCTGAACTCTGCTCTTTCGTCCCATGCTAAGAAAGAATTTCCTAAACTATCAGGGCACATATGGACTGTACAATACAGTATTTATGCAGCATGTGAAATATCTGCCTTACTAAAGGCTTAAAACATTTAATTATAAGTAGAAGTGCAGACTCCTTGAACCCTGCATCTCCAGGCAATTCTCCTTAATCCTTCTTGAAGAGAGCAAAAATCTTGGTTCCCATTAAGATACCTCCCTACAAGTAAGGCCTTCTGGGGGATTTTCTCCCTTTCAAAAAGCACAGGATATTGCTATGTCCCTCTATTCCCAAATGACACACCACTTCCATCTGGGGCCTTAGTCTTTCATTGGAATGTGACTTTGGTGATCCGTGAAGGGTGAGGGTCCCTTTCCCCAGAAACTCTAAAGATATTGTTTTCCAATTTTTCATAAGCTCTTCAAGGAGAGAGTTCTTTGGACATTCTAACTTCTTCCAAAGGGCCTGTTATTCAAACCCTACATTTAACGTTGCTGAAATGCCTACAAAAGCCTCCAGATATTTAACTATCAAATATTTTAATGGGATTCGGCTATTGGTGGCAGCCAACATAATACTACATTGATCCTGGAAAGAGACAGATAACGttacctcaaaaaaaaaaaaaaaaaaaaaaaaaaaaaaagccacagctAAAGTAACACAATTTTGGGCAC contains:
- the BCAR3 gene encoding breast cancer anti-estrogen resistance protein 3 isoform X3, whose translation is MELRMIAAGKLASLPRNMQVNHQFSLASSMDLLSSKPPLAEHHLDSYQDISIHGTLPRKKKGAIPIRSCDMFSHMGTLPFPKTHRQQSPLIQDVLEKCSLQDRKSEKHQFRDQNILDPAMEYVKFSKERQVMDSTPEKLKKELEEELQLSSEDLRSHAWYHGRIPRQVAESLVQRDGDFLIRDSLSSPGNFVLTCQWKNISQHFKINRTILRLNEAYCRVQYQFELESFDSIPGLVRCYVGNRRPVSKQSGAIIFQPINRTVPLRCLEEKYGVSPVQQRECNITEGKTEIARRLSLSICSVQPQEHSLTRGNLLRNKEKSGSQPASLDHVQEKRFHLKTHQSESYLPAGLRHPFQLPEVDTNPRSNSPTFRTGSEPTLSPTVGQRVASELPVGEALRGSDSQLCPKPPPKPNKVPFLRQPQSPLAWHSSEAHYCELNPATSIDCGATQQPLSQKSSYVEHLIAKENGLLSFRNSEESYLIHEDDALLSSMDPLALRTEMAEEACVFVAPVLETESSFKPNDFESKLLPPENKPLETPMLKKVKELFTNSNPKIIAQHMLRMDCKVARILEVSEELRRSMGVSSGLEFITLPYGHQLRLDIIERHNTMAIGIAVDILGCTGNLEERAATLNRIIQVAVELKDSLGDLYAFSAVMKALEMPQIARLEQTWTTLRHHYTQTAIMYEKQLKPFSKALQEGGETICVPQNNITVPLLMPWVTLMERQFVIFDGLDLWEYTDQSCEIMLKHLATARFIAQNADMYRMTAERKLEGFQPDDEMSEIFKTEFQMRLLWGSKGAQVNQRERYEKFNQVLTALSRKLEPPSVKQVEQ
- the BCAR3 gene encoding breast cancer anti-estrogen resistance protein 3 isoform X5 gives rise to the protein MPKDCNVFQTLIAALCCFYHRKSIIGVKFSKERQVMDSTPEKLKKELEEELQLSSEDLRSHAWYHGRIPRQVAESLVQRDGDFLIRDSLSSPGNFVLTCQWKNISQHFKINRTILRLNEAYCRVQYQFELESFDSIPGLVRCYVGNRRPVSKQSGAIIFQPINRTVPLRCLEEKYGVSPVQQRECNITEGKTEIARRLSLSICSVQPQEHSLTRGNLLRNKEKSGSQPASLDHVQEKRFHLKTHQSESYLPAGLRHPFQLPEVDTNPRSNSPTFRTGSEPTLSPTVGQRVASELPVGEALRGSDSQLCPKPPPKPNKVPFLRQPQSPLAWHSSEAHYCELNPATSIDCGATQQPLSQKSSYVEHLIAKENGLLSFRNSEESYLIHEDDALLSSMDPLALRTEMAEEACVFVAPVLETESSFKPNDFESKLLPPENKPLETPMLKKVKELFTNSNPKIIAQHMLRMDCKVARILEVSEELRRSMGVSSGLEFITLPYGHQLRLDIIERHNTMAIGIAVDILGCTGNLEERAATLNRIIQVAVELKDSLGDLYAFSAVMKALEMPQIARLEQTWTTLRHHYTQTAIMYEKQLKPFSKALQEGGETICVPQNNITVPLLMPWVTLMERQFVIFDGLDLWEYTDQSCEIMLKHLATARFIAQNADMYRMTAERKLEGFQPDDEMSEIFKTEFQMRLLWGSKGAQVNQRERYEKFNQVLTALSRKLEPPSVKQVEQ